GGCGGCGACCAACGAAACCTCCGGTTCAAGATAGCCCGCTTCCGCCATTCGGGCTGCTAGCTGCGATTGTGCCAGCTTAGTAAGCAAGTAGAGCAGAACAATTACGTGGGCATCCTCAGCGATGACTCCGCTGGTTTTGAGATTTGTCACATGGTTATGTATTTTCGGCAATTTGCCTTTCCACCCGTCTCCCTCCCGTCGAAGCATGGTTGTTCCGCTTCCTGAAAAATCATCAACCACGATGACCAAGCTAAATTTCGCTTCGCCAGGCAAGTTCATTGACTCCAGCGCCTCCGCAAGTTTTGCACTCATGTCACTGGCCTTTTCGTCATCGACGGTGGAAACCAGATGAAACTGTTCGGTGGAAAGTGGACTTGCACGTCGCAGTTTGTCCAGACGTGCGCCATCGCTCATGCCCAGAATCAGTGTCCTGCGCTGGCGGGATAAGAACTCCGGCGAGCTTGCAATCTTTTTCACCGACCATGACGGGATGCCGAGTTCTGCCGCTACAGCTTTGAGCAAGCGCGGACGCAGCATGTCCTTGTACACGGTGGAAACGAGGTGATCAAGTTCAGTAGCGGAGATATAAGCCAGGCGGTGTAGAACAAAATTGAGGGCGGTCTCTCGATCTTCTTGCTTAAACTCACTAAGCCATACCGCGAGAGATTCAATAAAGCGAACTCCGGGAGTGTAACCACCATAGTCGTCATACTTAATGTCAGCGAGAGTGCGAAGCCGCTGCGTGATTTCGGTGAGGTGAGCAAGGTCCTGGATTCCTGTGACCTCCGCGAGTAGCTGCTCGGCCAGAAGTGCCTTCATCTATCACTCCAAGTTCTAACCATCACCGCGCGCAGGATTTGCACGTGGCTTCACCGTATCGTAGGAACATGTAGACGCTTTCTTCTCGTGCATCCAAAACACGTTACGACACTTGTCATGAAGGCTACGGGACAAGCGCGCTGGGAACACTGACCCGTTGGCCGAAAAGACTAGAGGCCCCGTCGCTGGCCTATCTTCTTCTGAGGCGGAGGACAACCTGCCAACGACGGGGATCTGAGGTTTCCCCGGCGGTACCGATTTCTGTCACCGCAGGGCTGCCCTTACGCTGCCTGTTTGCCTACGATTATGAAGAATCGGGCCTAATCTTCATAGTTAAAAAGAGGTTCGCTTTCTTCATCAGAAGATGAATGGGCTATGGCAGAGCCTGAATCTTTCGCTTTCTTTTCCCGCCAGTCTGGCGTGTATATCCAGCTGCTTCGGCGGAGGTTGTCGAATTCTGCGACCGAAGTCCAAAACTCCGGGATCTTTTTGCTGAGGCGGACGTTTGCCTGCTGGCCAAGGTCAATCATGAATACCATCATCTTTATTCCTGCACTGGCACCCGACTTGAGTTTGGTGTCTTTTATGCGATGGATCAGGCGGAGGTTTTCAAGTTGCTGAATCTCCTTGCCCCACACGTCGCGTTCGAGCTGGGCCTGAGGCACCAGCACGAACGATTCGCCAGTTGAAGCCACAAAATCACATATGTCACGCCAGCGATTGCTGAGAGCGGAGGCGTCGGACTCTGCATCACGCTGGAATGCTTCTTGTTCCTTTACGTTCATCTGCTTCTTTACAGCGCTCTGTATATCGACGGCCCAAATTTTCAGTATGGCGTCTTCGTGGTACTCACCCTTTTTACTCATTCGCTCAACTGCTTCATCGAGAGACGCTTCGGTCAAGGTGATGTAGTCCCTAGTAACTGCTCCGCCGCACGCCAACACCATTCGGTTGCGCGAATCATCAGTAAACAATTCCGTCGGCGTAACGTAGGGGGACACAACCCCGGCCAAGACGTCCTCCAGGAACCTACGCGCTGTAGCGAAATCTGCCAGAGTAACATCAAGTGGCACGACACTAAGATCGTGGCCAGGTTCCATTCCAACGGGCGGATGACCGTCCACATAGGGGTGCAGCCGTGAGCCTACACCGCCCACTTTCAGCCAAACTCCTGTGCCCTTACACACCTGATGGAGATATCCCAGAACGGAAGGCTGGTCGTTTATGGGTACGAAGTAGTAGTCATCCAAAAACACAACAGCATGCCCATCGGGAGACACCTTCATCACATCCACGAGCAAGTCCGAGATTCGAGCAGCAATCGATTGGAGACGCTGGATCTTGAATTCCTCGTACTCTCCAACGGCTGATATTTCTTCGTCGCGGCTGCGCTGAGCGGACGCGGTCGCGCCAGCCTCCTGACCAGCGTAGTTACCCTTCAATGCTATCTGGGCGCCGCTATCTCTTTTGTTATTCACCCTGCGGCTCAACTGCTTGACGAGCCTCTGCGGGTCCGTCAACATTTGCCGCAGCTCAGATTCCAACGACGACATCTTCCACTTCAGGCGGAGACGTGGCAGGAACTCCCTTGCGGTCAGCTTCGGCTGAATCTCCCGCATTAGAGCTATCAGAACTTCAATCAGAACGTCGGGGTAGTCGCGACCGTTGTACTTTTCCATGTCGAGTATGGCAACGGGAATCTGCTTACTTTTCAGGTTCTTGCGCAAAACGAAGAGAAGCGTCGACTTGCCGGTTCCTCTACGACCAGTAAGGAGCTGATGGCGCTCAGCTGAGAGTTTGTCCTGAAGCCCCGGCGTCAGTTCGACGAATCGGTCGACGACGCTATCCGCAGTGCTTGCATCTGTTCTCGCCGCTTTGGCAAGAGCTTTACGGACCTCGCCAAGATTTCTGATGTGCAGTTCAGCCAATTAGTCCCCCAAAGTGATAAATATTGCTGCGACGATTCTACGTCGTCAAGGGGACCTAACTGCTCATTGGTCTTCGTGCGGAAGGGCTGAAATCCATCTGCAGAAATCAGACGCTACCGTTTCCCAATGGGCTTAATTCGTCTAAGCGCAAAGCGATTATTTGCACTCCCCACGACGAGGACGATGCCCTCCTTAGACCTCCGCCACCGGAGCCGCGAACTGGGCCTCGTACAACCGCGCATAAGCCCCGCCCGCAGCCAGCAAGGAAGAGTGCGTGCCCTGCTCCACGATCTGGCCGGCCTCCATCACCAGGATGAGGTCGGCGTCGCGGATGGTGGACAGGCGGTGCGCGATCACGAAGGAAGTACGGTCGGACCGCAAAGCCCGCATGGCCTTCTGCACCAGCACCTCGGTCCGGGTATCCACGGATGAAGTCGCCTCATCCAGGATCAGCACCGACGGCCGGGCCAGGAACGCCCGCGCAATCGTCAGCAACTGCTTCTCGCCTGCGGACACATTGGACCCCTCATCCTCCAGCACCGTGTCGTACCCCTCGGGCAGTGACCGAACGAACCGGTCCACATACGTCGCCGTCGCCGCCTCCATGATTTCCGCCTCCGAAGCAGTGGGCCGGCCGTACGCAATGTTGTCCCGGATGGTCCCGCCGAACAGCCACGTGTCCTGCAGCACCATGCCCAGCCGCGAGCGCAGCTCACGCCGCGGCACCGAGGTGATGTCCACGCCGTCGAGCGTTATCCGCCCGGCGTCGATCTCGTAAAACCGCATCATCAGGTTCACCAGCGTGGTCTTGCCCGCACCGGTCGGGCCGACGATCGCCACCGTCTGCCCGGGCTCTGCAACCAACGAAAGGTCCGAAATGAGCGGCTTGTCCGGTGAATAGGAGAACGACACGTTCTCGAACACCCGCTCCGCCGGGGCCACGCCGGACTGCAGCAGGTTGGCCATGGACCCCCAGCTGCGCCAGCGGCTGGGTGAACTGTCGCGAGTACTGGATGAAGCCCTGCACGTCCCCAAGTTGCATCGCGCCGGACGCCACCTGCAGGCCGCCCACCACGGCTATCTCCACGTCCTTTACTGCCCTGGGGGCGGAGCGAAGCCGGGTGCTGCTCTCACCCGGCTCCCCTCATTCTGGCCTCGTTAGTGGGTGGCGACCCTGGGTTCGTCCTCGACGTCCTTAGGCGCCGTGAGATCCATCTCGAGCAGCGGCACTACTTTGGACTTGGTGATGTAGCGGTGACCCAGCCACAGAACGATGAAGACCGGCAACCCGATGTAGGAAGAAAGCACCTCCACGGACCGTCCGGCAAGCACAGCCTCGTAGTTCTGTCCCGCGATGACCAGTATGAGCAGGGCGAAGGCCAGCAGCGGGCCAATGGGGAACAGGGATGCCTTGTACGGCAGGTCACTGACTTTGTTTCCCTGGGCCAGGAAGCCGCGCCTGAAACGGTAGTGGGAGACCGCGATTCCCGCCCAGACGATGAAGCCGCATAGGCCCGACATGTTCAGCAGCCAGGAGTAGGCTGCACCCTGCCCGACGATCGCGGAGAGGAATCCGAAGAGTCCCACGGCCGCCGTCGCGAGCAACGCCGCAATCGGCACGCCGCGCGTATTGGTTCGGCCGAAGATCTTCGGGGCCATGCCGTCATGGGCCATGGCGTAAAGCATCCGGGTGGAGGCATATAGTCCGGAGTTGCCCGCGGACAGGATTGCGGTCAGGATCACGGCGTTCATCAAGGCCGCCGCGAAGGCAATTCCGGCACGAGAGAAGACCAGCGTAAAGGGCGATGATGCAATATCGGACTCACCGGAGGCCAGCAGGCTCGGATCGGTGAACGGGATGAGGCAGCCGATGATAAAGATGGCGCCAATGTAGAAAAGCATGATGCGCCAGAAGACAGTGCGGATAGCTTTCGGCACCTCGCGGCGCGGGTCCTTCGCTTCGCCTGCGGCGACTCCTACGAGCTCGGTGCCCTGGAAGGAGAACCCGGCAACCATGAAGACCGAGATGATCGAGACCCAGCCCCCGTGGAACACGTCGTCGCGGTTTTCCCAGTTGCTCAGTCCCGGAGAGTTATCCCCGAGGATGCCGAAAATCATCAGCACGCCGGCGATCAGGAAGAGCACCACTGCGCTGACCTTGATCAGTGAGAGCCAGAACTCCGACTCACCAAAGGCCTTGGCCGAGAGGGCATTGAGCCCGGTCAGCACCAGCAGGAAGAACCCTGCCCACACCCACCCTGGTACCCCCGGGAACCAGAAGTCCATGATGATTCCGGCCGCGACCAGCTCTGCGGCCACCGTGATGGCCCAGTTGAACCAATAGTTCCAGCCGATCGCGAACCCAAAGGACGGGGAGACGAAACGGGTGGCAAAGGACTGGAACGAACCGGCAACCGGAATTTTGGCGGACATCTCGCCCAGTGACTGCATCAACAGGAATACCATCAGCCCAACCAGCGCGTAGCCGGCCAACGCCCCGCCGGGACCTGCCTGGGAAATGGTGCTGCCCGAGGCCACAAACAGCCCGGTACCGATCGCACCGCCGATGGCGATCATCTGCAGGTGGCGGTGGTTCAGCCCGCGCTTGAGTTCGTTGGTGGATTCGCCGGAACCGTGATCTGCCGCTATCGCAAGGGAAGACCCCACTGTTCCATCGGGCTTGATTTCTTCTTCGAATTCAATAGCCCGATCACTTAATTGCGTTTGGGAGCCAAGTCCCATGGTGCCTCCGAAAAGGTAGCTGCGGTGAATTGGGGCCTTCCGAAGCCCTCGGGCCGGGAAGGACGGTGATCAAGCTAACACAGGCAAAGGAAGCGACTTTTGGCGTGGCGAATGTTGCACGTCCGACGGGTCAAGTACTTACGCATAGGCGGTGGCAATCCAATCCGAGCCCAAGAGTTGCTGATTTGATCTCGCTCGGTGACTAAGCGGCTCTGATGATCTGCTATGGCGCGTTGGTAGACGGCGAGCAGCCAATGCCACTGAGGGCGCAGGGTGCAGGAGCCGAACCCCCATTCGTCCCGAGACCGCCGCCGCTTCATCGGTGATACGCCGCTTCTGGGGATGTCTTAAAAGCACCGACCCCAAGGTCAGACACAGGCATTGCGCTGAAGAGCAGTCCTCGAGCAAAAGTATCTCTTATGCAGTATGGAAGAACCCTTCACGGATGCTTACGCACTGCTAGCTTCTTCAGGAAATCCCTCAACGGAAGGAAAGAGCATGTCTGTAATCGCAAACCCTGAAGTGACAACCATCCGGGCAGAAGACCTCAGGGCGCTCCCCGCATGGCAGGCCCTGAAGGCAGCCGTCGTCGGGCTGCAGCAAATACAAGTGCAGGACGGTTCCGTTCCGGAACCCGCTGACCACGGCCAGGCCAGCCGGAATGTCGGCATCATTACGGACTCACTCAACGATCTTCGCCACCACCTCCCCCACGACACGGACTACCTTG
Above is a window of Arthrobacter sp. FB24 DNA encoding:
- a CDS encoding amino acid permease: MIAIGGAIGTGLFVASGSTISQAGPGGALAGYALVGLMVFLLMQSLGEMSAKIPVAGSFQSFATRFVSPSFGFAIGWNYWFNWAITVAAELVAAGIIMDFWFPGVPGWVWAGFFLLVLTGLNALSAKAFGESEFWLSLIKVSAVVLFLIAGVLMIFGILGDNSPGLSNWENRDDVFHGGWVSIISVFMVAGFSFQGTELVGVAAGEAKDPRREVPKAIRTVFWRIMLFYIGAIFIIGCLIPFTDPSLLASGESDIASSPFTLVFSRAGIAFAAALMNAVILTAILSAGNSGLYASTRMLYAMAHDGMAPKIFGRTNTRGVPIAALLATAAVGLFGFLSAIVGQGAAYSWLLNMSGLCGFIVWAGIAVSHYRFRRGFLAQGNKVSDLPYKASLFPIGPLLAFALLILVIAGQNYEAVLAGRSVEVLSSYIGLPVFIVLWLGHRYITKSKVVPLLEMDLTAPKDVEDEPRVATH
- a CDS encoding phosphoribosyltransferase-like protein codes for the protein MKALLAEQLLAEVTGIQDLAHLTEITQRLRTLADIKYDDYGGYTPGVRFIESLAVWLSEFKQEDRETALNFVLHRLAYISATELDHLVSTVYKDMLRPRLLKAVAAELGIPSWSVKKIASSPEFLSRQRRTLILGMSDGARLDKLRRASPLSTEQFHLVSTVDDEKASDMSAKLAEALESMNLPGEAKFSLVIVVDDFSGSGTTMLRREGDGWKGKLPKIHNHVTNLKTSGVIAEDAHVIVLLYLLTKLAQSQLAARMAEAGYLEPEVSLVAAHTFDDDFPLTENSDPEFWKLCSAYFREEWDNAHSGLAGDLSHGFGGSALPLVIHHNAPNNAPPIIWKDESIEGRKSDDSLSEWLGVFPRHERHHPGRP